The Schizosaccharomyces pombe strain 972h- genome assembly, chromosome: I genome contains a region encoding:
- the oac1 gene encoding anion transporter: MSEKQTIKALPAHNPTQVKKLGPVSGFLSGGLAACGAVTLTNPFEVIKTRFQLQGQLTKLDPSKRIYKSVGQAFSLIARHEGIRGLQRGLGTAYVYQICLNGCRLGFYEPIRRTLNTWFLDDPKGNKLAINVASGAGSGLCGALFGSPFFLVKTRMQSYSPKFPVGQQYGYKHIFNAFSRIIKENGVKGLFVGADAAILRTVSGSSVQLPIYNWAKRMIEHYNLLEEGMIKHLTASAVSGFGVCCTMQIFDTVMTRMYNQKNKELYKNPIDCILKTIRSEGFFALYKGFGAHLARIAPHTIFCLTFVEQTNKLFLKFQKD; the protein is encoded by the coding sequence ATGTCTGAGAAACAAACTATCAAAGCCCTTCCTGCACACAATCCTACTCAGGTGAAAAAACTTGGTCCCGTTAGTGGATTTTTGTCAGGTGGTCTTGCAGCTTGTGGTGCTGTAACACTGACAAATCCTTTCGAAGTTATTAAAACGCGTTTTCAACTTCAAGGTCAATTGACAAAATTGGATCCTTCTAAGCGAATTTACAAAAGCGTCGGTCAGGCATTTTCTCTAATCGCTAGACATGAAGGTATAAGAGGTCTTCAACGAGGCCTTGGTACTGCTTATGTTTATCAAATCTGCCTCAATGGCTGTCGTCTCGGGTTTTACGAACCGATTCGACGTACTCTGAATACGTGGTTCCTTGATGATCCCAAGGGTAATAAATTAGCTATTAACGTTGCAAGTGGCGCCGGTTCAGGTTTATGTGGTGCCTTGTTTGGCTCTCCCTTTTTCTTGGTTAAGACTCGCATGCAGTCGTATTCTCCTAAATTTCCCGTTGGCCAGCAGTATGGTTACAAGCATATATTTAATGCATTCAGTCGTATTATTAAGGAAAATGGTGTTAAGGGTTTGTTTGTTGGTGCTGATGCTGCCATTCTCCGTACTGTCTCTGGTTCCTCTGTTCAGCTTCCTATCTATAATTGGGCTAAACGCATGATTGAGCATTACAATCTATTGGAAGAGGGTATGATCAAACACTTAACTGCTAGTGCTGTTTCTGGATTTGGTGTATGCTGCACCATGCAAATTTTCGATACTGTTATGACTCGTATGTACAACCAAAAGAACAAGGagctttataaaaatccGATTGATTGCATCCTTAAAACAATCCGCTCTGAAGGATTCTTTGCCTTATATAAGGGTTTTGGTGCTCACTTGGCCAGAATCGCTCCTCACACAATTTTCTGTCTTACCTTCGTGGAGCAAACCAATAAactctttttgaaattccAAAAGGATTaa
- the toe2 gene encoding protein toe2, whose amino-acid sequence MSETTKSGSKKSGQTSRRAIHSCLACRRKKLKCDHGRPCSNCLKRSTIQSCIYIDPGKTNYDKRFERGSEADELIDQLLSRVSMLEKRLNEVGTKSQSDYENQQSHNLPSTPSADAETQRNIGSLSVLDDTKSQYANYSSSSHVLWHLRNYHYLNLDQDIQEENDSLISPFFFRISPNESAYDYLPPKKVSDILIEQFFFRCHMLINVLHRPTFYVRYNDFWEKPHLRKPAFTSLLYAIYASALLATPVEVQKTWALGEDERYLQVDYHQAFRYALASSNFLFEPDLNALQALVLCQVVFDSDRIRAPPSLVGLILHVALCMGLHRDGSLYGLNPVISEIRRRVWANIVLSDLRTSETIGYPPQIVEGNYDTRLPSALPDEIHNVDSSVIISEATFVNIITKVSRAYSKCLKVLLGIIAPNYTRLLELDRELSNFFKELIEVNIPTSNTMHERHIRLLVSYLSNRFPILLHFPFLLKKNSAQFAYSHSRALESATLALNQLYELGSNPEYSKYSWYLWRYPPFHPCIVLLLDLLNSQKIIYLDDERVVLLNKIFSLFPRSSGKEHYQKAWALLQTSRAKVWEKLGLSTVDVSTTDVRLTNFEFFDANNLDINWDDWDAIFQHCPF is encoded by the exons ATGAGTGAAACAACCAAGTCTGGTTCTAAAAAATCAGGGCAGACATCACGTAGGGCGATCCATTCGTGTTTGGCTTGtcgaagaaaaaaacttaaatgTGATCATGGAAGACCTTGTTCCAATTGCTTAAAGCGATCAACAATCCAGTCATGTATTTATATAGATCCTGGGAAAACTAATTATGACAAGCGCTTTGAACGGGGTAGCGAAGCTGACGAATTGATAGATCAGTTACTATCCCGAGTTAGCATGCTGGAAAAACGTTTAAATGAGGTCGGCACTAAATCGCAATCTGATTATGAAAACCAACAATCTCATAATCTTCCTTCCACGCCTTCGGCAGATGCTGAGACACAGCGAAACATTGGTTCTCTTTCAGTATTAGATGATACAAAATCACAATATGCTAACTACTCGTCCTCTTCACACGTACTCTGGCATTTAAGGAATTATCATTATCTTAACTTAGATCAAGATattcaagaagaaaacgatTCTCTGATTAGtccgtttttttttcgaataTCCCCCAATGAATCTGCATACGACTATTTACCCCCCAAAAAAGTATCggatattttaattgagCAGTTCTTTTTTCGGTGTCATATGCTCATTAATGTTTTACACAGACCAACTTTTTATGTACGATATAATGATTTTTGGGAAAAACCGCACTTGCGAAAACCAGCTTTTACTAGTTTATTATACGCAATCTATGCTAGTGCATTACTAGCTACACCTGTTGAAGTGCAAAAGACATGGGCGCTTGGTGAAGACGAGAGATATCTTCAGGTAGATTATCATCAAGCTTTTCGCTACGCACTGGCTTCGTCTAATTTTCTGTTTGAACCAGATCTTAATGCTTTGCAAGCTCTTGTTCTTTGTCAG GTTGTCTTTGATTCTGACCGCATTCGCGCTCCACCTTCCTTAGTCGGCTTGATTCTTCACGTAGCGCTATGCATGGGCCTTCACAGAGATGGCTCGCTTTATGGACTTAATCCGGTAATTTCCGAGATTAGACGTCGTGTGTGGGCGAATATAGTCTTGTCGGATCTTAGAACTTCTGAAACTATTGGTTATCCTCCTCAAATTGTTGAGGGAAATTATGATACACGTCTTCCCTCTGCTTTACCTGATGAAATTCATAATGTAGATTCTTCCGTTATTATTTCTGAGGCCACTTTTGTTAACATTATCACGAAGGTTTCACGAGCATATTCAAAGTGTTTGAAAGTTTTGCTAGGCATTATAGCTCCTAATTATACACGTTTATTAGAGCTTGACAGGGAgctttccaatttttttaaagaattgatAGAAGTGAATATTCCAACTAGTAATACTATGCACGAACGGCATATTCGACTTTTAGTTTCCTATTTGTCAAACAGATTCCCAATTCTCTTGCATTTTCCGttccttttaaaaaaaaattctgcACAATTCGCCTACAGTCATTCGCGTGCTTTGGAGTCCGCGACTCTGGCTTTAAACCAGCTGTACGAACTAGGCAGCAATCCAGAATACTCAAAGTATTCATGGTATCTTTGGAGATATCCGCCGTTTCATCCCTGCATCGTGCTTTTGCTCGATTTACTaaattctcaaaaaatcatttatttgGATGATGAACGAGTTGttcttttaaacaaaatattttctctttttcctcGCAGTTCTGGTAAAGAGCATTATCAAAAAGCCTGGGCACTTTTACAAACTTCAAGGGCAAAAGTTTGGGAAAAGCTTGGGTTGAGCACTGTCGACGTATCGACCACTGATGTGAGGcttacaaattttgaattttttgatgcTAACAATCTTGATATCAATTGG GATGATTGGGATGCTATATTTCAACATTGTCCATTCTAA
- the fap2 gene encoding L-saccharopine oxidase: MSRTIVIVGCGVFGLSTAVELAKNHSFDNIIAIDAEPVPSSMSAANDINKIVRPEYADLKYMKLALEAMEKWRNDPELSSVYFECGRLSTISKDPYRARFDEVAQRNLRKLLGDSALINLSSSEEIRKKYPSLFSNSPLRSDMQAVVNEHAGYANSAASLKLLELKARELGVEFVFGKAGKFKKFVVNHSETDIDKNDNHVSVQTEDGTIYHADTILLAVGAYLNAYLNTSHRVCAKGLPVAHIQLTDEEFKTYKNMPIIFDPDCAYAFPPYPVTKLIKLASTGYEYVCNVETDYDENSKVVSIPHSGPSKSSLPKYAIIQMRRFLDTFLPDLADRSLINTKMCWISDTEDANFLIDKVPQFDNVFVANGDSGHAFKFLPNIGRYIAQRILGDLSEEWKDAWRWREDDKASELKWRCVRSLIDYKDAEFTYDK, encoded by the coding sequence ATGTCGAGAACCATTGTCATAGTTGGATGTGGAGTTTTTGGCCTTTCAACTGCAGTTGAATTGGCAAAAAATCATTCCTTTGATAATATCATTGCTATTGATGCCGAACCCGTTCCTTCCAGCATGTCTGCAGCAAACGATATCAACAAGATTGTTCGGCCAGAATATGCAGATCTTAAGTATATGAAATTGGCGTTGGAAGCAATGGAAAAATGGAGAAATGACCCAGAATTGTCCTCTGTTTATTTCGAATGCGGCCGCTTAAGCACCATTTCCAAAGACCCATACAGAGCTCGTTTCGATGAGGTAGCCCAACGAAACTTGAGAAAGCTTTTAGGAGACTCTGCTCTTATTAATCTTTCCAGTTCAGaagaaataagaaaaaaatatccttcacttttttctaattcaCCGCTGCGCTCAGACATGCAAGCTGTCGTAAATGAACACGCTGGTTATGCGAATTCAGCTGCTTCTCTAAAATTACTTGAGTTAAAGGCTAGGGAGCTAGGAGTTGAGTTTGTTTTTGGTAAAGCCggtaaattcaaaaaatttgtgGTCAATCATTCCGAAACTGATATTGATAAAAACGACAATCATGTATCAGTACAAACAGAGGACGGTACTATATATCATGCTGATACTATTTTACTAGCTGTTGGTGCTTATTTGAACGCTTATTTAAATACTTCTCATCGTGTCTGTGCTAAGGGTTTACCGGTCGCGCATATTCAGCTAACCGATGAAGAATTTAAGACTTACAAAAATATGcctattatttttgatcCAGATTGCGCTTATGCTTTCCCTCCTTATCCTGTGACAAAGCTCATAAAATTGGCCAGCACCGGATATGAATACGTATGTAACGTTGAGACCGACTACGACGAAAACTCAAAAGTTGTTTCCATTCCTCATTCCGGACCATCTAAAAGTAGTCTACCAAAATATGCCATTATTCAAATGCGCCGTTTCCTTGACACCTTTTTGCCTGATCTTGCAGACCGCAGCCTGATAAACACGAAGATGTGTTGGATTTCTGACACCGAAGATGCAAACTTCCTTATTGACAAGGTCCCTCAATTTGATAACGTTTTTGTCGCAAACGGAGATAGCGGACatgctttcaaatttcttcCCAATATTGGCAGATACATAGCACAACGTATTTTAGGGGATTTATCTGAAGAATGGAAAGATGCATGGCGTTGGAGAGAGGATGATAAAGCTTCAGAACTGAAATGGAGATGTGTTCGCTCTTTGATAGATTACAAGGATGCAGAGTTTACTTACGACAAGTga
- the ssd2 gene encoding succinate-semialdehyde dehydrogenase → MAPQFKRPELFGFDKSHAQSFVQGKWISSPNNKTFEVDNPATGEIIGKVADVSVEETKKAISAANEAFKTYKNFTHVQRSQLLERWAELIMENKDDLVKMLTLENGKPLSQAEMEVTTCSGYLKWYAAEAVRTFGDVAPSSLQSQNFLISIKQPVGVSALITPWNFPAAMIARKGGAALAAGCTAIFLPAFRTPYVCLGLVRLAQEAGFPDGVLNVITSSDASAHGKELTTNPIVRKVSFTGSTNVGKILMGQSASTIKKVSMELGGNAPFIVFPDFPIDQAVESFCTIKFNSCGQVCVCPNRVYVHKNVYDEFVSKLTEKVKTIKVGDGFDSSSAVGPLISQDGCKKVSKHIEDAVSKGAKITVGGKEISSSKGYFFEPTVLSGVTQDMLVASEETFGPLASVFKFDDTEEVIEWANDSDVGLAGYVFTNNLSTMIHVAKELEVGLVGANIEMVDEPFISFGGIKQSGFGKEAGRLGVQEFMVVKEINLKTL, encoded by the coding sequence ATGGCCCCTCAATTCAAACGCCCTGAGCTCTTTGGCTTTGATAAGTCTCATGCTCAATCTTTTGTTCAAGGAAAATGGATTTCTTCTCCTAAcaacaaaacttttgaGGTTGATAACCCAGCTACTGGTGAAATAATCGGTAAAGTGGCCGATGTCTCAGTAgaggaaacaaaaaaagccATCAGTGCCGCTAACGAGGCCTTCAAaacttataaaaattttactcATGTCCAACGTAGTCAGTTATTGGAACGCTGGGCAGAGCTTATTATGGAGAACAAAGACGACTTGGTCAAGATGCTTACCTTAGAAAACGGCAAGCCTTTGAGCCAAGCTGAGATGGAGGTCACCACATGTAGCGGATATCTTAAATGGTATGCTGCTGAAGCCGTTCGTACCTTTGGCGATGTAGCTCCTTCCAGCTTACAAAGTCAAAACTTTCTCATCTCCATCAAACAGCCAGTTGGTGTCAGTGCCTTGATTACTCCTTGGAACTTCCCCGCCGCCATGATTGCTCGTAAAGGTGGTGCCGCTTTGGCTGCTGGTTGTACCGCTATTTTCTTGCCTGCTTTCCGCACTCCCTACGTTTGCTTAGGTTTAGTCAGGTTGGCGCAAGAGGCCGGTTTCCCTGACGGTGTCTTAAATGTGATCACTTCTTCTGATGCATCTGCTCATGGTAAAGAACTGACTACCAACCCTATCGTTCGTAAGGTTTCCTTCACTGGTAGTACTAATGTCGGTAAAATTCTTATGGGACAAAGTGCCAGCACAATCAAGAAGGTTTCAATGGAGTTAGGAGGTAATGCCCCTTTCATTGTATTCCCTGACTTCCCCATTGATCAGGCTGTCGAATCTTTCTGCACTATCAAGTTTAACTCTTGTGGTCAAGTTTGTGTCTGCCCTAACAGAGTTTACGTTCACAAGAATGTTTACGACGAATTCGTCAGCAAGCTTACCGAAAAAGTCAAGACCATTAAAGTAGGAGATGGATTTGACTCTTCTTCTGCTGTTGGCCCTTTGATTTCTCAAGATGGATGCAAAAAGGTCAGCAAGCACATTGAAGATGCTGTTTCAAAGGGTGCCAAAATCACTGTTGGTGGAAAGGAGATTTCCTCAAGCAAaggttatttttttgaaccaACCGTGCTCTCCGGTGTAACTCAAGACATGTTGGTTGCTAGCGAGGAAACATTCGGCCCACTCGCCTCTGTCTTCAAGTTCGACGACACCGAAGAGGTGATCGAATGGGCTAACGACAGTGATGTTGGCTTGGCCGGTTACGTCTTTACCAATAACTTGTCCACAATGATCCACGTTGCCAAAGAACTAGAGGTGGGTCTTGTAGGTGCCAATATCGAAATGGTTGACGAACCATTTATTTCCTTTGGCGGCATCAAACAGAGCGGTTTTGGCAAGGAAGCCGGTCGTTTGGGCGTTCAAGAATTTATGGTGGTTAAGGAAATCAATCTCAAGACTCTTTAA
- the hat1 gene encoding histone acetyltransferase Hat1: MSAVDEWVHNANECIEIVQVNEKHEKDCQYHPSNTYAIFGDAEVIYGYKDLNVTITYECPLMVPKLEISYSERLAPDSGVEPTDIEGTLNTYLKDRSIKVEGNSFDVHSANSIHNYSFNGKTFKILQATVLEASEIMQHLQIFSLFFIEGGSFIDLNDPRWMVYLLYETTEDDYCLRGYCTVYKYYKWDKLIHDGIRARISQFVILPPFQHQGHGSQLYNAIVSTFLKNPKILDFTVEDASEAFDSLRDHCDYKRLLSMGIFSEPDFHPSLSRQWINSKIAETKLTQRQFSRCCELAFTTKLKKLSLLERKSVRLGIKERIFRQNLDVLLQLDKSERIEKIHNAYENQFDEYKQIVKKLPKLKEDSPRKRQKLAQSSS; this comes from the exons ATGAGTGCTGTTGATGAATGGGTACATAATGCCAATGAATGCATAGAAATTGTACAAG TAAACGAAAAGCATGAAAAAGATTGTCAATACCATCCTAGCAATACATATGCAATATTTGGAGATGCTGAGGTTATTTATGGATATAAAGATCTAAATGTCACT ATAACCTATGAATGCCCATTGATGGTCCCAAAACTGGAAATCTCATATTCAGAGCGCCTAGCACCAGATTCAGGAGTGGAACCAACTGATATTGAAGGAACATTAAACACTTATCTAAAAGATCGTTCCATTAAGGTTGAAGGAAACTCATTTGACGTTCATTCGGCAAATAGTATTCATAACTATTCCTTTAATGGAAAAACATTCAAGATTTTACAA GCAACGGTTCTTGAAGCTAGTGAGATTATGCAGCATTTGCAAatattttccttattttttattgaaggGGGCTCTTTTATTGACCTTAATGATCCAAGATGGATGGTATATTTACT tTACGAGACTACTGAAGATGATTATTGCTTACGTGGTTATTGTACTGTatacaaatattataaatggGACAAATTAATTCACGATGGTATTCGAGCTCGTATCTCACAATTCGTGATTTTACCCCCTTTTCAACATCAAGGACACGGTTCGCAATTGTACAATGCTATTGTTAGTacctttttgaaaaatccTAAAATTTTAGACTTCACAGTTGAGGATGCATCGGAAGCGTTTGATAGCCTTAGAGACCATTGCGACTATAAAAGATTATTATCAATGGGAATATTTTCAGAACCTGACTTTCATCCCTCTCTTTCTAGGCAGTGGATAAACTCGAAAATAGCTGAAACAAAGTTAACCCAG CGTCAATTCTCACGCTGTTGTGAATTAGCATTTACAACGAAACTAAAAAAGCTTTCATTATTGGAGCGGAAATCTGTTAGACTAGGAATAAAGGAAAGGATTTTTCGTCAAAATCTTGATGTGTTGCTACAGTTGGATAAGTCCGAAcgtattgaaaaaattcataacgCCTATGAAAATCAGTTTGATGAGTATAAACAGATTGTCAAAAAGCTACCCAAGCTTAAGGAAGATTCGCCTCGAAAACGCCAAAAACTTGCTCAATCTTCTTCCTAA
- the crn1 gene encoding coronin Crn1 — translation MSGRFVRASKYRHIFGQTCKKELCYDNIKLSNNAWDSNLLSVNPFYLSVNWNAGAGGALAVIPLNERGKLPDQVNLFRGHTAAVLDTDWNPFHDQVLASGGDDSKIMIWKVPEDYTVMEPYEDVHPIAELKGHSRKVGLVQYHPTAANVLASSSADNTIKLWDCEKGVAHVSLKMDVMCQSMSFNADGTRLVTTSRDKKVRVWDPRTDKPVSVGNGHAGAKNPRVVWLGSLDRFATTGFSKMSDRQIALWDPTNLSEPIGGFTTLDTGSGILMPFWDDGTKVIYLAGKGDGNIRYYEYENDVFHYLSEFKSVDPQRGIAFLPKRGVNVSENEVMRAYKSVNDSIIEPISFIVPRRSESFQSDIYPPAPSGKPSLTAEEWASGKDAQPDLLDMSTLYESKGTVEKAVSATVPSAGAQVQKHNEEKVETPKPEAQPVSKPKESAEEQKPSKEPEVKPTTPSASKVEEPSKKRDEDNHQKEETVTQPKREKTPVEKSFPKPASSPVTFSEDVKKEPSEEKKLEVSDEAPKAAPLAESKKVEEKEPFYVSKDKKDISAVNLADLNKRFEGFEKRYEEELAIRDWKIAQLEDKLAKLTEAIKEKCN, via the exons atgagTGGAAGATTTGTGAGAGCTAGTAAATATA GACATATCTTTGGACAAACCTgcaaaaaagaactttGCTACGACAACATAAAG CTTAGCAATAATGCATGGGATTCTAACCTATTGAGTGTGAACCCCTTTTACCTCAGTGTTAATTGGAATGCGGGAGCTGGAGGTGCATTGGCAGTTATCCCTTTAAACGAAAGAGGAAAGCTTCCCGATCAAGTTAATTTGTTTCGGGGCCATACTGCGGCTGTTTTAGATACTGATTGGAATCCCTTCCATGATCAAGTATTAGCATCCGGCGGTGATGATTCTAAG ATTATGATATGGAAAGTACCAGAAGATTATACTGTTATGGAGCCTTATGAAGATGTTCATCCAATTGCTGAATTAAAGGGCCATAGCCG TAAAGTTGGTCTTGTTCAATATCATCCCACTGCAGCGAATGTTTTGGCATCTTCTAGTGCAGACAATACTATCAAGTTGTGGGATTGTGAGAAGGGTGTAGCCCATGTATCTCTGAAAATGGATGTAATGTGCCAGTCTATGTCGTTCAACGCTGATGGTACCAGACTTGTAACAACTTCTCGAGATAAGAAAGTTCGCGTCTGGGACCCTCGTACTGATAAACCAGTCTCCGTTGGAAATGGTCATGCAGGTGCTAAAAATCCCCGTGTCGTTTGGCTCGGGAGCCTTGATCGTTTTGCTACAACTGGTTTCAGTAAAATGAGTGATCGTCAAATCGCTTTATGGGACCCTACCAATCTGTCTGAACCGATAGGTGGTTTTACCACATTAGACACCGGTTCGGGAATCCTTATGCCATTCTGGGATGATGGAACAAAGGTAATATATCTAGCAGGTAAAGGTGATGGTAATATTCGCTATTACGAATATGAAAACGATGTTTTCCATTATTTATCTGAATTCAAGTCCGTTGATCCCCAACGAGGCATTGCCTTTTTGCCAAAACGCGGAGTTAATGTTTCTGAAAACGAAGTTATGCGTGCTTATAAGTCCGTGAACGATTCTATCATTGAACCTATAAGTTTCATCGTTCCTCGCCGATCTGAAAGTTTCCAAAGCGATATTTACCCTCCAGCCCCATCTGGTAAACCAAGCTTAACAGCTGAAGAATGGGCCAGTGGGAAAGATGCTCAGCCTGATCTTTTAGATATGTCTACTTTGTATGAGTCTAAAGGTACTGTTGAAAAGGCTGTTTCCGCTACAGTACCCTCAGCTGGTGCTCAGGTACAAAAACATAACGAAGAGAAGGTTGAGACACCAAAGCCCGAAGCTCAGCCAGTTAGCAAGCCGAAAGAATCGGCGGAAGAACAAAAGCCTTCCAAAGAGCCGGAGGTGAAACCAACTACTCCTTCGGCATCAAAAGTAGAAGAACCATCGAAGAAACGTGATGAGGATAATCAtcagaaagaagaaactgtAACCCAGCCCAAGCGTGAGAAAACACCTGTTGAAAAATCTTTTCCGAAACCAGCTAGTAGCCCTGTTACCTTTTCAGAAGATGTAAAGAAAGAACCATCAgaggaaaagaaattggAAGTTTCTGACGAAGCACCCAAAGCTGCTCCTCTTGCCGAAAGTAAGAAAgttgaagagaaagaaCCCTTTTATGTTTCAAAAGATAAGAAAGATATTTCAGCAGTCAATCTGGCCGATCTCAATAAACGTTTCGAAGGTTTTGAGAAACGATATGAGGAAGAACTCGCAATCCGAGACTGGAAAATTGCCCAATTGGAGGATAAGCTGGCTAAATTAACAGAAgcaattaaagaaaaatgtaattaa
- the hrk1 gene encoding haspin-like kinase Hrk1, protein MESRSKVKTYGKNRRYINKDIEIWASLDERPCALKPRNIENFNNQERSDLEHIHSKPKKDSLLSWNILLKKGSYKENELLAKRNQNLVPTVIIPASPRDNASKSVVSKKEVVNLSSSVALSGKPANNSKLDPLHRLLQIVAQEDALPFSQFVKSQTFEIQKIGEASYSEVYQASNADDVPVVWKVIPFGEDGQAQYADVLNEVQISQWIKVDGFANLHQVVVVKGTYPSLLLEEWDRYLMQNGSENDRPDSYSSTQLYCVLCLDHSGTDLEHFELRSWRECWSVFYETLKILSLVETRYEFEHRDLHWGNILIRKADRSEEEVSFLLNEISLDDIESVDFPGSQDKADDFDNILQVTLIDFTLARASYSQGIISYNEFNDPDLFNGVDDYQFDIYRLMSRVTKGRWAQFFPITNVLWLHYLIHQLLHKKNLSSPLTETETLMRSRLKQIFRLIDPVKTMQFQQAEDSIRSKSTVTSATSLLNWVRQKY, encoded by the coding sequence ATGGAAAGTCGTTCAAAAGTTAAAACTTATGGAAAGAACCGTAGATATATTAATAAAGATATTGAAATTTGGGCTTCTTTAGATGAACGGCCTTGTGCTTTGAAACCTCGGaacattgaaaattttaataaccAAGAAAGAAGTGACCTTGAGCATATTCACTCTAAACCGAAAAAAGATTCATTATTATCTTGGAACATtctcttaaaaaaaggttcatacaaagaaaatgagtTATTGGCGAAACGAAATCAAAACCTGGTACCTACTGTCATAATACCGGCTTCTCCTCGGGATAATGCATCAAAGTCGGTAGTCAGTAAAAAAGAGGTTGTAAATTTGTCATCTTCTGTTGCTTTATCCGGAAAACCCGCAAATAATTCCAAATTAGATCCACTTCATCGGCTCCTCCAAATAGTAGCGCAAGAAGACGCTCTTCCATTCAGTCAATTTGTTAAGTCTCAGACTTTTGAgatccaaaaaattggCGAAGCAAGTTATAGTGAAGTATACCAAGCCAGCAATGCTGATGACGTTCCCGTTGTTTGGAAAGTTATCCCGTTTGGAGAAGACGGACAAGCTCAATATGCTGATGTCCTAAATGAAGTACAGATTAGCCAATGGATAAAAGTCGACGGTTTTGCAAACCTTCATCAAGTAGTTGTCGTTAAAGGTACTTATCCTTCACTTTTATTAGAAGAATGGGATCGGTATCTTATGCAAAATGGTTCTGAGAACGATCGACCAGATAGCTATTCATCAACGCAACTTTATTGTGTTTTATGTCTTGATCATTCAGGAACAGATCTGGAACATTTTGAGCTCCGTAGTTGGCGAGAGTGCTGGTCGGTTTTTTATGaaacattaaaaattctttctttagtTGAAACTCGTTATGAGTTTGAGCATAGAGATTTACATTGGGGAAACATTCTTATTCGGAAAGCTGATCGGAGTGAAGAGGAAGTTtcgtttcttttaaatgaaatatcGCTTGACGACATTGAAAGTGTCGATTTTCCCGGCTCACAAGATAAGGCTGATGATTTTGACAACATACTTCAAGTTACGCTGATTGATTTTACATTAGCCCGAGCATCGTATTCTCAGGGTATAATTAGTTACAATGAATTTAACGACCCCGATCTGTTTAACGGTGTAGATGACTACCAATTTGATATATATAGGTTAATGTCTAGAGTGACAAAAGGAAGATGGGCGCAGTTTTTTCCCATTACAAACGTTTTATGGCTGcattatttaattcatcAACTTTTACACAAAAAGAACTTGTCATCGCCGTTAACAGAGACTGAGACGCTTATGAGAAGTCGTCTTAAGCAAATATTTAGGCTTATTGACCCTGTTAAAACAATGCAGTTCCAGCAGGCCGAAGACTCGATTCGCTCTAAATCTACAGTTACATCTGCAACTTCTCTCCTCAATTGGGTCCGTCAAAAATACTAA
- a CDS encoding uncharacterized protein (Schizosaccharomyces pombe specific protein), which yields MFCYFLSKSYDDCSRYYIISNMAFYFPVYDSDSPTTVHHDERKESWRSHGFIVCLHIRCCICCKYNSKIKKPSLNIALRIQSLKIIKILIFQFYSTKPLWDKNSPEYKQLRSEIEATKRDEEVKNGELIDPNVTTEDEKL from the exons ATGTTTTGTTATTTCCTCAGTAAATCCTATGATGATTGTAGTCGCTATTATATAATTTCCAATATGGCTTTCTATTTCCCAGTTTATGATTCGGACTCTCCGACTACAGTGCACCATGATGAGCGGAAGGAGTCGTGGCGGTCCCATGGGTTTATTGTTTGCTTGCACATTAGGTGTTGCATCTGCTGTAAGtataattcaaaaattaaaaaaccaagCTTGAATATAGCGCTGAGAATTCAATCCctcaaaataataaaaatactaatCTTTCAGTTTTATTCTACAAAACCACTTTGGGATAAAAATAG CCCAGAATATAAGCAATTGCGTTCGGAAATTGAAGCTACAAAACGTGATGAAGAGGTAAAGAACGGCGAACTTATCGACCCCAATGTAACAACAGAAGACGAAAAACTTTGA